Proteins encoded by one window of Triplophysa rosa linkage group LG19, Trosa_1v2, whole genome shotgun sequence:
- the cast gene encoding calpastatin isoform X4 produces MPHRKRRHGRNKKINETGDTPQHVPQTSRFQSQQVTPTSTPKVSTVKPAQYEKGSTQSATAVKPGTTPPSGAGGAVGTTTTQKGTTQVTQQATVPKPTPPSSAKIPPVSSGTKGTTVGAGTKPTVPAKAQSTIPQSKSGPVKVEPAVKKPSASTGLPGSGLKEKSGQKVQVEVGPSAPQCSAEVDPFDALSDTLPSSQPVAPKVPKYTGPEVREGNIKTEKAVLVGERESTLPPGYRWEDLEKKKPAGVPEKPKEVPKPISTDEALESLSAGFVSAPPPSAPKKTELKTETVGAVDAKSAGFSNFAPPPPSQQKQQATTQPGTKSPAPPADKKAKIEKPGENSSLAAGKSSAPAQPAKPKTDVPDSSMSTDALSALGDMLGDPEPPKKQPELKPGQIVDEKKATSEKGVRVGERDDTLPPDYRFSEEELKKFPPPPKEPSLDTDEALDILSGGFTTPTAAPVVKAAVPPSAPCAQGKKSAGVPEKAKNVPKVDELSALDTLDGDFVAPAKTAHKVSSGVPPAPKQKQQTDEDAFDTLGDMLGAPEPPKKQPELKPKDIVHEDNVTSKKGVRVGDREDTLPPDYRFSEEELKKYPPPPKEPSLNTDDALDLLSGDFESPSAPPAAKLPVCTAVKPPATPSDDFALEALADDFVAPSSASKVQCAVTAPTHTERQLSEGSALDALSDTLADIKPPTKPEPALPKVIVKEKDVVEERISKPGERDDSLPPDQRFSEADKKAFAEAKDKCVKPKQDSMDDTSALDLLSSEFSSVPRVKASAPETHTFTPEPVPPTHTAPGPALDELADKLIPNLEKGKDSKAKGKGGKAKSKSKQKQSGDDSSAVEHLSGQLSTNVVPSSSTKGGKR; encoded by the exons ATGCCGCACAGAAAGAGACGCCACGGTcggaataaaaaaatcaacgaG ACAGGTGACACGCCTCAACATGTCCCTCAAACCTCAAGATTTCAG tCTCAGCAGGTCACACCCACCTCAACACCAAAGGTCTCCACAGTGAAACCTGCACAATATGAG AAAGGATCCACGCAATCCGCCACGGCTGTCAAACCTGGCACCACCCCTCCGTCAGGAGCTGGAGGGGCTGTTGGTACCACCACCACGCAGAAAGGAACTACTCAAGTCACACAACAG GCCACAGTCCCTAAACCCACACCTCCCTCCTCGGCTAAAATCCCACCTGTGAGTTCTGGAACCAAGGGCACGACCGTTGGAGCAGGTACCAAGCCCACAGTCCCCGCAAAGGCTCAG AGTACAATTCCTCAATCCAAATCGGGACCTGTTAAGGTAGAGCCGGCTGTCAAGAAACCCTCAGCCTCAACCGGTTTACCTGGAAGTGGCCTAAAGGAGAAGAGTGGCCAAAAG GTTCAAGTGGAAGTAGGCCCATCAGCTCCACAATGCAGTGCAGAG GTTGATCCGTTTGATGCTCTGAGTGACACTTTACCATCATCACAGCCTGTAGCTCCTAAAGTCCCAAAATACACTGGACCAGAAGTCAGAGAG GGCAATATTAAAACGGAGAAGGCTGTTTTGGTTGGGGAGAGAGAAAGTACACTGCCACCTGGATACAGATGGGAAGACCTG GAAAAGAAGAAACCCGCTGGGGTTCCAGAGAAACCTAAAGAAGTTCCCAAG CCTATAAGCACAGACGAGGCGTTGGAGTCTCTCTCTGCTGGGTTTGTGTCTGCACCTCCTCCAAGCGCTCCTAAGAAAACAGAGCTG AAAACGGAAACTGTAGGTGCAGTTGATGCCAAATCAGCTGGCTTCTCCAACTTTGCCCCCCCTCCACCTTCTCAGCAg AAACAACAGGCAACAACCCAACCTGGTACCAAATCTCCTGCGCCACCTGCTGACAAGAAAGCCAAGATAGAGAAG cCTGGTGAAAACTCCTCTTTGGCGGCAGGCAAGAGTTCAGCTCCTGCACAGCCTGCTAAACCAAAGACAGAtgtg CCCGACAGCTCCATGTCAACAGATGCTCTCAGCGCTTTGGGCGACATGCTGGGTGATCCAGAACCCCCGAAAAAACAACCTGAACTTAAACCTGGACAGATAGTTGAT gAGAAGAAAGCGACATCGGAGAAGGGTGTGCGTGTTGGGGAGAGAGATGATACCCTCCCACCAGATTACAGATTCTCAGAGGAAGAGCTGAAAAAATTTCCGCCTCCTCCAAAAGAG CCCTCATTAGACACAGATGAAGCGCTGGACATTCTTTCTGGAGGTTTCACGACCCCCACGGCAGCACCTGTTGTTAAGGCCGCTGTTCCTCCTAGTGCACCTTGTGCACAG GGAAAGAAATCTGCTGGGGTTCCTGAGAAGGCTAAAAATGTTCCCAAG GTGGATGAATTGTCAGCACTAGACACTCTGGATGGTGATTTTGTGGCACCAGCAAAGACTGCTCATAAG GTTTCTTCAGGAGTTCCTCCAGCCCCCAAGCAAAAACAACAGACAGATGAG GATGCTTTTGACACTTTGGGGGACATGCTGGGGGCACCAGAACCACCAAAAAAACAACCTGAACTCAAACCTAAAGATATTGTTCAT GAAGACAATGTGACATCAAAGAAGGGTGTGCGTGTTGGGGATAGAGAGGACACACTTCCACCAGATTACAGGTTCTCAGAAGAAGAACTCAAAAAATATCCTCCTCCTCCAAAAGAG CCTTCCTTAAACACTGATGATGCGCTGGATCTTCTGTCTGGTGATTTTGAGAGCCCCTCTGCACCACCTGCTGCCAAGCTTCCTGTTTGTACTGCTGTCAAACCTCCTGCTACG cctTCAGATGATTTCGCTTTAGAGGCTCTTGCAGATGATTTTGTGGCTCCTTCTTCTGCATCTAAAGTCCAGTGCGCTGTCACAGCCCCCACACATACAGAAAGACAG TTGTCAGAAGGTTCAGCTTTGGATGCTCTGTCAGACACTCTGGCAGACATAAAACCCCCCACTAAACCCGAACCTGCCTTGCCTAAAGTCATTGTCAAG GAAAAAGATGTTGTGGAGGAGAGAATAAGTAAGCCAGGAGAGCGAGACGACAGCCTTCCACCTGACCAGCGGTTCTCAGAGGCAGACAAGAAG GCATTTGCAGAAGCAAAGGACAAATGCGTCAAACCAAAGCAG GACTCAATGGATGATACATCAGCCCTAGACTTGCTGTCCAGCGAGTTCTCTTCAGTACCCAGAGTGAAAGCATCTGCACCTGAGACGCACACCTTCACTCCTGAACCAGTACCCCCAACCCACACG GCACCAGGTCCAGCTTTAGATGAACTGGCAGACAAGCTGATTCCCAACCTGGAGAAAGGCAAAGACAGCAAAGCTAAG GGGAAGGGGGGGAAGGCTAAGTCTAAATCAAAG CAGAAACAGTCCGGAGACGATTCCTCCGCAGTGGAGCATCTGTCCGGTCAACTGTCCACAAACGTAGTGCCTTCATCTTCCACGAAGGGTGGAAAGAGATAG
- the cast gene encoding calpastatin isoform X14: MPHRKRRHGRNKKINETGDTPQHVPQTSRFQSQQVTPTSTPKVSTVKPAQYEVQVEVGPSAPQCSAEVDPFDALSDTLPSSQPVAPKVPKYTGPEVREGNIKTEKAVLVGERESTLPPGYRWEDLEKKKPAGVPEKPKEVPKPISTDEALESLSAGFVSAPPPSAPKKTELKTETVGAVDAKSAGFSNFAPPPPSQQKQQATTQPGTKSPAPPADKKAKIEKPGENSSLAAGKSSAPAQPAKPKTDVPDSSMSTDALSALGDMLGDPEPPKKQPELKPGQIVDEKKATSEKGVRVGERDDTLPPDYRFSEEELKKFPPPPKEPSLDTDEALDILSGGFTTPTAAPVVKAAVPPSAPCAQGKKSAGVPEKAKNVPKVDELSALDTLDGDFVAPAKTAHKVSSGVPPAPKQKQQTDEDAFDTLGDMLGAPEPPKKQPELKPKDIVHEDNVTSKKGVRVGDREDTLPPDYRFSEEELKKYPPPPKEPSLNTDDALDLLSGDFESPSAPPAAKLPVCTAVKPPATPSDDFALEALADDFVAPSSASKVQCAVTAPTHTERQLSEGSALDALSDTLADIKPPTKPEPALPKVIVKEKDVVEERISKPGERDDSLPPDQRFSEADKKAFAEAKDKCVKPKQDSMDDTSALDLLSSEFSSVPRVKASAPETHTFTPEPVPPTHTAPGPALDELADKLIPNLEKGKDSKAKGKGGKAKSKSKQKQSGDDSSAVEHLSGQLSTNVVPSSSTKGGKR; this comes from the exons ATGCCGCACAGAAAGAGACGCCACGGTcggaataaaaaaatcaacgaG ACAGGTGACACGCCTCAACATGTCCCTCAAACCTCAAGATTTCAG tCTCAGCAGGTCACACCCACCTCAACACCAAAGGTCTCCACAGTGAAACCTGCACAATATGAG GTTCAAGTGGAAGTAGGCCCATCAGCTCCACAATGCAGTGCAGAG GTTGATCCGTTTGATGCTCTGAGTGACACTTTACCATCATCACAGCCTGTAGCTCCTAAAGTCCCAAAATACACTGGACCAGAAGTCAGAGAG GGCAATATTAAAACGGAGAAGGCTGTTTTGGTTGGGGAGAGAGAAAGTACACTGCCACCTGGATACAGATGGGAAGACCTG GAAAAGAAGAAACCCGCTGGGGTTCCAGAGAAACCTAAAGAAGTTCCCAAG CCTATAAGCACAGACGAGGCGTTGGAGTCTCTCTCTGCTGGGTTTGTGTCTGCACCTCCTCCAAGCGCTCCTAAGAAAACAGAGCTG AAAACGGAAACTGTAGGTGCAGTTGATGCCAAATCAGCTGGCTTCTCCAACTTTGCCCCCCCTCCACCTTCTCAGCAg AAACAACAGGCAACAACCCAACCTGGTACCAAATCTCCTGCGCCACCTGCTGACAAGAAAGCCAAGATAGAGAAG cCTGGTGAAAACTCCTCTTTGGCGGCAGGCAAGAGTTCAGCTCCTGCACAGCCTGCTAAACCAAAGACAGAtgtg CCCGACAGCTCCATGTCAACAGATGCTCTCAGCGCTTTGGGCGACATGCTGGGTGATCCAGAACCCCCGAAAAAACAACCTGAACTTAAACCTGGACAGATAGTTGAT gAGAAGAAAGCGACATCGGAGAAGGGTGTGCGTGTTGGGGAGAGAGATGATACCCTCCCACCAGATTACAGATTCTCAGAGGAAGAGCTGAAAAAATTTCCGCCTCCTCCAAAAGAG CCCTCATTAGACACAGATGAAGCGCTGGACATTCTTTCTGGAGGTTTCACGACCCCCACGGCAGCACCTGTTGTTAAGGCCGCTGTTCCTCCTAGTGCACCTTGTGCACAG GGAAAGAAATCTGCTGGGGTTCCTGAGAAGGCTAAAAATGTTCCCAAG GTGGATGAATTGTCAGCACTAGACACTCTGGATGGTGATTTTGTGGCACCAGCAAAGACTGCTCATAAG GTTTCTTCAGGAGTTCCTCCAGCCCCCAAGCAAAAACAACAGACAGATGAG GATGCTTTTGACACTTTGGGGGACATGCTGGGGGCACCAGAACCACCAAAAAAACAACCTGAACTCAAACCTAAAGATATTGTTCAT GAAGACAATGTGACATCAAAGAAGGGTGTGCGTGTTGGGGATAGAGAGGACACACTTCCACCAGATTACAGGTTCTCAGAAGAAGAACTCAAAAAATATCCTCCTCCTCCAAAAGAG CCTTCCTTAAACACTGATGATGCGCTGGATCTTCTGTCTGGTGATTTTGAGAGCCCCTCTGCACCACCTGCTGCCAAGCTTCCTGTTTGTACTGCTGTCAAACCTCCTGCTACG cctTCAGATGATTTCGCTTTAGAGGCTCTTGCAGATGATTTTGTGGCTCCTTCTTCTGCATCTAAAGTCCAGTGCGCTGTCACAGCCCCCACACATACAGAAAGACAG TTGTCAGAAGGTTCAGCTTTGGATGCTCTGTCAGACACTCTGGCAGACATAAAACCCCCCACTAAACCCGAACCTGCCTTGCCTAAAGTCATTGTCAAG GAAAAAGATGTTGTGGAGGAGAGAATAAGTAAGCCAGGAGAGCGAGACGACAGCCTTCCACCTGACCAGCGGTTCTCAGAGGCAGACAAGAAG GCATTTGCAGAAGCAAAGGACAAATGCGTCAAACCAAAGCAG GACTCAATGGATGATACATCAGCCCTAGACTTGCTGTCCAGCGAGTTCTCTTCAGTACCCAGAGTGAAAGCATCTGCACCTGAGACGCACACCTTCACTCCTGAACCAGTACCCCCAACCCACACG GCACCAGGTCCAGCTTTAGATGAACTGGCAGACAAGCTGATTCCCAACCTGGAGAAAGGCAAAGACAGCAAAGCTAAG GGGAAGGGGGGGAAGGCTAAGTCTAAATCAAAG CAGAAACAGTCCGGAGACGATTCCTCCGCAGTGGAGCATCTGTCCGGTCAACTGTCCACAAACGTAGTGCCTTCATCTTCCACGAAGGGTGGAAAGAGATAG
- the cast gene encoding calpastatin isoform X5 produces the protein MAFAAYWMMLTGDTPQHVPQTSRFQSQQVTPTSTPKVSTVKPAQYEKGSTQSATAVKPGTTPPSGAGGAVGTTTTQKGTTQVTQQATVPKPTPPSSAKIPPVSSGTKGTTVGAGTKPTVPAKAQSTIPQSKSGPVKVEPAVKKPSASTGLPGSGLKEKSGQKVQVEVGPSAPQCSAEVDPFDALSDTLPSSQPVAPKVPKYTGPEVREGNIKTEKAVLVGERESTLPPGYRWEDLEKKKPAGVPEKPKEVPKPISTDEALESLSAGFVSAPPPSAPKKTELKTETVGAVDAKSAGFSNFAPPPPSQQKQQATTQPGTKSPAPPADKKAKIEKPGENSSLAAGKSSAPAQPAKPKTDVPDSSMSTDALSALGDMLGDPEPPKKQPELKPGQIVDEKKATSEKGVRVGERDDTLPPDYRFSEEELKKFPPPPKEPSLDTDEALDILSGGFTTPTAAPVVKAAVPPSAPCAQGKKSAGVPEKAKNVPKVDELSALDTLDGDFVAPAKTAHKVSSGVPPAPKQKQQTDEDAFDTLGDMLGAPEPPKKQPELKPKDIVHEDNVTSKKGVRVGDREDTLPPDYRFSEEELKKYPPPPKEPSLNTDDALDLLSGDFESPSAPPAAKLPVCTAVKPPATPSDDFALEALADDFVAPSSASKVQCAVTAPTHTERQLSEGSALDALSDTLADIKPPTKPEPALPKVIVKEKDVVEERISKPGERDDSLPPDQRFSEADKKAFAEAKDKCVKPKQDSMDDTSALDLLSSEFSSVPRVKASAPETHTFTPEPVPPTHTAPGPALDELADKLIPNLEKGKDSKAKGKGGKAKSKSKQKQSGDDSSAVEHLSGQLSTNVVPSSSTKGGKR, from the exons ATGGCGTTCGCCGCGTACTGGATGATGCTC ACAGGTGACACGCCTCAACATGTCCCTCAAACCTCAAGATTTCAG tCTCAGCAGGTCACACCCACCTCAACACCAAAGGTCTCCACAGTGAAACCTGCACAATATGAG AAAGGATCCACGCAATCCGCCACGGCTGTCAAACCTGGCACCACCCCTCCGTCAGGAGCTGGAGGGGCTGTTGGTACCACCACCACGCAGAAAGGAACTACTCAAGTCACACAACAG GCCACAGTCCCTAAACCCACACCTCCCTCCTCGGCTAAAATCCCACCTGTGAGTTCTGGAACCAAGGGCACGACCGTTGGAGCAGGTACCAAGCCCACAGTCCCCGCAAAGGCTCAG AGTACAATTCCTCAATCCAAATCGGGACCTGTTAAGGTAGAGCCGGCTGTCAAGAAACCCTCAGCCTCAACCGGTTTACCTGGAAGTGGCCTAAAGGAGAAGAGTGGCCAAAAG GTTCAAGTGGAAGTAGGCCCATCAGCTCCACAATGCAGTGCAGAG GTTGATCCGTTTGATGCTCTGAGTGACACTTTACCATCATCACAGCCTGTAGCTCCTAAAGTCCCAAAATACACTGGACCAGAAGTCAGAGAG GGCAATATTAAAACGGAGAAGGCTGTTTTGGTTGGGGAGAGAGAAAGTACACTGCCACCTGGATACAGATGGGAAGACCTG GAAAAGAAGAAACCCGCTGGGGTTCCAGAGAAACCTAAAGAAGTTCCCAAG CCTATAAGCACAGACGAGGCGTTGGAGTCTCTCTCTGCTGGGTTTGTGTCTGCACCTCCTCCAAGCGCTCCTAAGAAAACAGAGCTG AAAACGGAAACTGTAGGTGCAGTTGATGCCAAATCAGCTGGCTTCTCCAACTTTGCCCCCCCTCCACCTTCTCAGCAg AAACAACAGGCAACAACCCAACCTGGTACCAAATCTCCTGCGCCACCTGCTGACAAGAAAGCCAAGATAGAGAAG cCTGGTGAAAACTCCTCTTTGGCGGCAGGCAAGAGTTCAGCTCCTGCACAGCCTGCTAAACCAAAGACAGAtgtg CCCGACAGCTCCATGTCAACAGATGCTCTCAGCGCTTTGGGCGACATGCTGGGTGATCCAGAACCCCCGAAAAAACAACCTGAACTTAAACCTGGACAGATAGTTGAT gAGAAGAAAGCGACATCGGAGAAGGGTGTGCGTGTTGGGGAGAGAGATGATACCCTCCCACCAGATTACAGATTCTCAGAGGAAGAGCTGAAAAAATTTCCGCCTCCTCCAAAAGAG CCCTCATTAGACACAGATGAAGCGCTGGACATTCTTTCTGGAGGTTTCACGACCCCCACGGCAGCACCTGTTGTTAAGGCCGCTGTTCCTCCTAGTGCACCTTGTGCACAG GGAAAGAAATCTGCTGGGGTTCCTGAGAAGGCTAAAAATGTTCCCAAG GTGGATGAATTGTCAGCACTAGACACTCTGGATGGTGATTTTGTGGCACCAGCAAAGACTGCTCATAAG GTTTCTTCAGGAGTTCCTCCAGCCCCCAAGCAAAAACAACAGACAGATGAG GATGCTTTTGACACTTTGGGGGACATGCTGGGGGCACCAGAACCACCAAAAAAACAACCTGAACTCAAACCTAAAGATATTGTTCAT GAAGACAATGTGACATCAAAGAAGGGTGTGCGTGTTGGGGATAGAGAGGACACACTTCCACCAGATTACAGGTTCTCAGAAGAAGAACTCAAAAAATATCCTCCTCCTCCAAAAGAG CCTTCCTTAAACACTGATGATGCGCTGGATCTTCTGTCTGGTGATTTTGAGAGCCCCTCTGCACCACCTGCTGCCAAGCTTCCTGTTTGTACTGCTGTCAAACCTCCTGCTACG cctTCAGATGATTTCGCTTTAGAGGCTCTTGCAGATGATTTTGTGGCTCCTTCTTCTGCATCTAAAGTCCAGTGCGCTGTCACAGCCCCCACACATACAGAAAGACAG TTGTCAGAAGGTTCAGCTTTGGATGCTCTGTCAGACACTCTGGCAGACATAAAACCCCCCACTAAACCCGAACCTGCCTTGCCTAAAGTCATTGTCAAG GAAAAAGATGTTGTGGAGGAGAGAATAAGTAAGCCAGGAGAGCGAGACGACAGCCTTCCACCTGACCAGCGGTTCTCAGAGGCAGACAAGAAG GCATTTGCAGAAGCAAAGGACAAATGCGTCAAACCAAAGCAG GACTCAATGGATGATACATCAGCCCTAGACTTGCTGTCCAGCGAGTTCTCTTCAGTACCCAGAGTGAAAGCATCTGCACCTGAGACGCACACCTTCACTCCTGAACCAGTACCCCCAACCCACACG GCACCAGGTCCAGCTTTAGATGAACTGGCAGACAAGCTGATTCCCAACCTGGAGAAAGGCAAAGACAGCAAAGCTAAG GGGAAGGGGGGGAAGGCTAAGTCTAAATCAAAG CAGAAACAGTCCGGAGACGATTCCTCCGCAGTGGAGCATCTGTCCGGTCAACTGTCCACAAACGTAGTGCCTTCATCTTCCACGAAGGGTGGAAAGAGATAG
- the cast gene encoding calpastatin isoform X2 has translation MGQFFSWIRGERDQTGLQDVAVEQQVSLTGYNPFESQQVTPTSTPKVSTVKPAQYEKGSTQSATAVKPGTTPPSGAGGAVGTTTTQKGTTQVTQQATVPKPTPPSSAKIPPVSSGTKGTTVGAGTKPTVPAKAQSTIPQSKSGPVKVEPAVKKPSASTGLPGSGLKEKSGQKVQVEVGPSAPQCSAEVDPFDALSDTLPSSQPVAPKVPKYTGPEVREGNIKTEKAVLVGERESTLPPGYRWEDLEKKKPAGVPEKPKEVPKPISTDEALESLSAGFVSAPPPSAPKKTELKTETVGAVDAKSAGFSNFAPPPPSQQKQQATTQPGTKSPAPPADKKAKIEKPGENSSLAAGKSSAPAQPAKPKTDVPDSSMSTDALSALGDMLGDPEPPKKQPELKPGQIVDEKKATSEKGVRVGERDDTLPPDYRFSEEELKKFPPPPKEPSLDTDEALDILSGGFTTPTAAPVVKAAVPPSAPCAQGKKSAGVPEKAKNVPKVDELSALDTLDGDFVAPAKTAHKVSSGVPPAPKQKQQTDEDAFDTLGDMLGAPEPPKKQPELKPKDIVHEDNVTSKKGVRVGDREDTLPPDYRFSEEELKKYPPPPKEPSLNTDDALDLLSGDFESPSAPPAAKLPVCTAVKPPATPSDDFALEALADDFVAPSSASKVQCAVTAPTHTERQLSEGSALDALSDTLADIKPPTKPEPALPKVIVKEKDVVEERISKPGERDDSLPPDQRFSEADKKAFAEAKDKCVKPKQDSMDDTSALDLLSSEFSSVPRVKASAPETHTFTPEPVPPTHTAPGPALDELADKLIPNLEKGKDSKAKGKGGKAKSKSKKQSGDDSSAVEHLSGQLSTNVVPSSSTKGGKR, from the exons ATGGGCCAGTTCTTCAGCTGGATCCGCGGCGAGCGGGACCAAACGGGCTTGCAGGACGTCGCTGTAGAGCAACAGGTCTCACTTACTGGATACAATCCTTTTGAG tCTCAGCAGGTCACACCCACCTCAACACCAAAGGTCTCCACAGTGAAACCTGCACAATATGAG AAAGGATCCACGCAATCCGCCACGGCTGTCAAACCTGGCACCACCCCTCCGTCAGGAGCTGGAGGGGCTGTTGGTACCACCACCACGCAGAAAGGAACTACTCAAGTCACACAACAG GCCACAGTCCCTAAACCCACACCTCCCTCCTCGGCTAAAATCCCACCTGTGAGTTCTGGAACCAAGGGCACGACCGTTGGAGCAGGTACCAAGCCCACAGTCCCCGCAAAGGCTCAG AGTACAATTCCTCAATCCAAATCGGGACCTGTTAAGGTAGAGCCGGCTGTCAAGAAACCCTCAGCCTCAACCGGTTTACCTGGAAGTGGCCTAAAGGAGAAGAGTGGCCAAAAG GTTCAAGTGGAAGTAGGCCCATCAGCTCCACAATGCAGTGCAGAG GTTGATCCGTTTGATGCTCTGAGTGACACTTTACCATCATCACAGCCTGTAGCTCCTAAAGTCCCAAAATACACTGGACCAGAAGTCAGAGAG GGCAATATTAAAACGGAGAAGGCTGTTTTGGTTGGGGAGAGAGAAAGTACACTGCCACCTGGATACAGATGGGAAGACCTG GAAAAGAAGAAACCCGCTGGGGTTCCAGAGAAACCTAAAGAAGTTCCCAAG CCTATAAGCACAGACGAGGCGTTGGAGTCTCTCTCTGCTGGGTTTGTGTCTGCACCTCCTCCAAGCGCTCCTAAGAAAACAGAGCTG AAAACGGAAACTGTAGGTGCAGTTGATGCCAAATCAGCTGGCTTCTCCAACTTTGCCCCCCCTCCACCTTCTCAGCAg AAACAACAGGCAACAACCCAACCTGGTACCAAATCTCCTGCGCCACCTGCTGACAAGAAAGCCAAGATAGAGAAG cCTGGTGAAAACTCCTCTTTGGCGGCAGGCAAGAGTTCAGCTCCTGCACAGCCTGCTAAACCAAAGACAGAtgtg CCCGACAGCTCCATGTCAACAGATGCTCTCAGCGCTTTGGGCGACATGCTGGGTGATCCAGAACCCCCGAAAAAACAACCTGAACTTAAACCTGGACAGATAGTTGAT gAGAAGAAAGCGACATCGGAGAAGGGTGTGCGTGTTGGGGAGAGAGATGATACCCTCCCACCAGATTACAGATTCTCAGAGGAAGAGCTGAAAAAATTTCCGCCTCCTCCAAAAGAG CCCTCATTAGACACAGATGAAGCGCTGGACATTCTTTCTGGAGGTTTCACGACCCCCACGGCAGCACCTGTTGTTAAGGCCGCTGTTCCTCCTAGTGCACCTTGTGCACAG GGAAAGAAATCTGCTGGGGTTCCTGAGAAGGCTAAAAATGTTCCCAAG GTGGATGAATTGTCAGCACTAGACACTCTGGATGGTGATTTTGTGGCACCAGCAAAGACTGCTCATAAG GTTTCTTCAGGAGTTCCTCCAGCCCCCAAGCAAAAACAACAGACAGATGAG GATGCTTTTGACACTTTGGGGGACATGCTGGGGGCACCAGAACCACCAAAAAAACAACCTGAACTCAAACCTAAAGATATTGTTCAT GAAGACAATGTGACATCAAAGAAGGGTGTGCGTGTTGGGGATAGAGAGGACACACTTCCACCAGATTACAGGTTCTCAGAAGAAGAACTCAAAAAATATCCTCCTCCTCCAAAAGAG CCTTCCTTAAACACTGATGATGCGCTGGATCTTCTGTCTGGTGATTTTGAGAGCCCCTCTGCACCACCTGCTGCCAAGCTTCCTGTTTGTACTGCTGTCAAACCTCCTGCTACG cctTCAGATGATTTCGCTTTAGAGGCTCTTGCAGATGATTTTGTGGCTCCTTCTTCTGCATCTAAAGTCCAGTGCGCTGTCACAGCCCCCACACATACAGAAAGACAG TTGTCAGAAGGTTCAGCTTTGGATGCTCTGTCAGACACTCTGGCAGACATAAAACCCCCCACTAAACCCGAACCTGCCTTGCCTAAAGTCATTGTCAAG GAAAAAGATGTTGTGGAGGAGAGAATAAGTAAGCCAGGAGAGCGAGACGACAGCCTTCCACCTGACCAGCGGTTCTCAGAGGCAGACAAGAAG GCATTTGCAGAAGCAAAGGACAAATGCGTCAAACCAAAGCAG GACTCAATGGATGATACATCAGCCCTAGACTTGCTGTCCAGCGAGTTCTCTTCAGTACCCAGAGTGAAAGCATCTGCACCTGAGACGCACACCTTCACTCCTGAACCAGTACCCCCAACCCACACG GCACCAGGTCCAGCTTTAGATGAACTGGCAGACAAGCTGATTCCCAACCTGGAGAAAGGCAAAGACAGCAAAGCTAAG GGGAAGGGGGGGAAGGCTAAGTCTAAATCAAAG AAACAGTCCGGAGACGATTCCTCCGCAGTGGAGCATCTGTCCGGTCAACTGTCCACAAACGTAGTGCCTTCATCTTCCACGAAGGGTGGAAAGAGATAG